One segment of Solanum stenotomum isolate F172 chromosome 1, ASM1918654v1, whole genome shotgun sequence DNA contains the following:
- the LOC125873613 gene encoding acyl-CoA-binding domain-containing protein 4 isoform X2 produces MFGFSKRRMKLGRLNSAQGTRSPMRHPKRSSNSSGEAVPPSNNDSEEKSCQCSSGAPEFNDCASGGSENWMLLSIAGEKPTPRFNHAAAVVGNKMVVVGGETGSRMLEDVQVLNFDSFSWTTASSKLYLSPTSLPLKIPACKGHALVQWGKKILMVGGKTDPSSEKVSVWAFDTETECWSLLEAKGDVPVARSGHTVLRASSVLILFGGEDVKRRKLNDLHMFDLKSLTWLPLHCTGTGPSPRSNHVSALYDDKLLLIFGGSSKSRTLNDLYTLDFETMAWSRIKIRGFHPSPRAGCCGVLCGTKWYIAGGGSRKRRHAETLIFDVLKLEWSVAVASPASSITTNKGFSLVLVQHKERDFLVGFGGFKKDPSNEVEVLIMEKNELSMGRRSSLSKAAGNLLSGNRLTSTGPASQPVNGTTTSHVDSIARQNLASAVEHHGSGRKSLSESLLIDPSSVSGNVSLRKQFSNDEDASAKMTKTSGDESPSQEQGAKQLDIGPKTSSNGGDYKAGLPASSGACQQYEAKLSSLMRKNGILEGQLATALAGREAAVKSKQDMEKKMADAVKEMELLKEKLASVEMGQEEANSLSNIVHSDNVRLEHDVAFLKAVMDDTQKELHTTRGVLAGERARAFQLQVEVFHLKQRLQSLENRSPTPRKPFHV; encoded by the exons ATGTTTGGGTTCTCGAAAAGGCGAATGAAACTCGGGAG ATTGAACTCAGCTCAAGGAACTAGAAGTCCTATGAGGCACCCCAAGCGTTCTAGCAATTCCAGT GGTGAAGCTGTTCCTCCCAGTAATAATGATTCTGAAGAAAAGAGCTGCCAATGCTCATCAGGTGCACCTGAGTTTAACGATTGTGCTTCAGGTGGCTCAGAAAATTGGATGCTTCTTTCTATAGCTGGAGAGAAACCTACACCTCGTTTCAAT CATGCAGCAGCTGTTGTTGGGAACAAGATGGTGGTTGTCGGTGGAGAAACTGGTAGCCGTATGTTAGAGGATGTGCAG GTGCTAAATTTTGATAGCTTTTCCTGGACAACAGCTTCATCAAAGCTCTACCTCTCGCCCACCAGTCTTCCTCTAAAGATCCCAGCATGCAAGGGTCATGCTTTG GTTCAATGGGGTAAAAAGATTCTTATGGTTGGAGGGAAAACAGACCCTTCAAGTGAAAAAGTCTCAG TCTGGGCGTTTGACACTGAAACTGAATGCTGGTCACTTCTGGAAGCAAAGGGAGACGTTCCG GTTGCGCGTAGTGGTCATACTGTCCTTAGAGCAAGCTcagttttgattttatttggggGTGAAGACGTAAAGAGGAGGAAGCTAAACGATCTGCATATGTTTGATCTTAAATCCTTGACATGGCTGCCACTTCATTGCAC GGGAACAGGTCCTTCACCAAGATCAAACCATGTGTCTGCCCTCTATGATGATAAATTACTCCTGATTTTTGGTGGATCATCAAAGTCCAGGACGTTAAATGACTTGTACACGCTTGACTTCGAGACG ATGGCATGGTCAAGAATTAAAATACGTGGATTCCATCCTTCACCTAGAGCTGGTTGTTGTGGAGTGCTTTGTGGAACTAAATGGTATATTGCTGGGGGTGGTAGCAGGAAAAGAA GACATGCTGAGACTTTAATATTTGATGTTCTAAAACTTGAATGGTCTGTTGCTGTTGCTTCACCAGCTTCTTCTATCACAACCAACAAG GGATTCAGTCTCGTCCTTGTGCAGCATAAGGAAAGGGATTTCCTTGTGGGTTTTGGTGGTTTCAAGAAAGATCCATCAAATGAG GTTGAGGTACTtattatggaaaaaaatgaattgtcaATGGGCCGCAGATCAAGCTTAAGTAAAGCTGCTGGGAACTTGCTATCTGGGAATCGTTTGACATCCACTGGGCCTGCTTCTCAGCCAGTTAATGGTACTACTACCTCTCATGTGGATTCCATAGCGAGACAGAATCTAGCCTCTGCGGTTGAGCATCATGGCTCTGGTAGAAAATCATTGTCAGAGTCTTTACTCATTGATCCTAGTTCTGTGTCTGGTAATGTCTCACTTCGCAAGCAATTTTCCAATGATGAAGACGCCAGTGCAAAGATGACTAAGACCTCAGGAGATGAAAGTCCTTCACAG GAACAAGGAGCAAAACAACTAGACATAGGACCCAAAACAAGCAGCAATGGAG GTGATTATAAAGCTGGATTGCCAGCTTCATCAGGTGCTTGTCAGCAGTATGAAGCAAAACTTTCTTCCCTAATgagaaagaatggaattctaGAAGGACAGCTGGCAACTGCATTGGCTGGCCGTGAAGCAGCAGTGAAGAGTAAACAGGACATGGAGAAAAAGATGGCTGATGCTGTAAAGGAGATGGAGTTGCTTAAAGAAAAGCTAGCTAGTGTCGAAATGGGCCAGGAAGAGGCTAACAGTTTATCCAACATTGTCCACTCTGATAATGTCAGGCTTGAGCATGACGTGGCTTTCCTTAAGGCAGTTATGGATGATACACAGAAG GAACTGCATACAACAAGAGGAGTCCTTGCTGGAGAAAGAGCAAGAGCTTTCCAGTTGCAG GTTGAAGTTTTTCATTTAAAACAAAGATTGCAATCACTGGAGAATCGATCTCCAACACCTCGGAAACCTTTCCACGTTTAG
- the LOC125873613 gene encoding acyl-CoA-binding domain-containing protein 4 isoform X1 has protein sequence MFGFSKRRMKLGRLNSAQGTRSPMRHPKRSSNSSGEAVPPSNNDSEEKSCQCSSGAPEFNDCASGGSENWMLLSIAGEKPTPRFNHAAAVVGNKMVVVGGETGSRMLEDVQVLNFDSFSWTTASSKLYLSPTSLPLKIPACKGHALVQWGKKILMVGGKTDPSSEKVSVWAFDTETECWSLLEAKGDVPVARSGHTVLRASSVLILFGGEDVKRRKLNDLHMFDLKSLTWLPLHCTGTGPSPRSNHVSALYDDKLLLIFGGSSKSRTLNDLYTLDFETMAWSRIKIRGFHPSPRAGCCGVLCGTKWYIAGGGSRKRRHAETLIFDVLKLEWSVAVASPASSITTNKGFSLVLVQHKERDFLVGFGGFKKDPSNEVEVLIMEKNELSMGRRSSLSKAAGNLLSGNRLTSTGPASQPVNGTTTSHVDSIARQNLASAVEHHGSGRKSLSESLLIDPSSVSGNVSLRKQFSNDEDASAKMTKTSGDESPSQEQGAKQLDIGPKTSSNGGKIMSEEMSTISESGHLPTHYRQTSANFFQDTDDFVFQEGDYKAGLPASSGACQQYEAKLSSLMRKNGILEGQLATALAGREAAVKSKQDMEKKMADAVKEMELLKEKLASVEMGQEEANSLSNIVHSDNVRLEHDVAFLKAVMDDTQKELHTTRGVLAGERARAFQLQVEVFHLKQRLQSLENRSPTPRKPFHV, from the exons ATGTTTGGGTTCTCGAAAAGGCGAATGAAACTCGGGAG ATTGAACTCAGCTCAAGGAACTAGAAGTCCTATGAGGCACCCCAAGCGTTCTAGCAATTCCAGT GGTGAAGCTGTTCCTCCCAGTAATAATGATTCTGAAGAAAAGAGCTGCCAATGCTCATCAGGTGCACCTGAGTTTAACGATTGTGCTTCAGGTGGCTCAGAAAATTGGATGCTTCTTTCTATAGCTGGAGAGAAACCTACACCTCGTTTCAAT CATGCAGCAGCTGTTGTTGGGAACAAGATGGTGGTTGTCGGTGGAGAAACTGGTAGCCGTATGTTAGAGGATGTGCAG GTGCTAAATTTTGATAGCTTTTCCTGGACAACAGCTTCATCAAAGCTCTACCTCTCGCCCACCAGTCTTCCTCTAAAGATCCCAGCATGCAAGGGTCATGCTTTG GTTCAATGGGGTAAAAAGATTCTTATGGTTGGAGGGAAAACAGACCCTTCAAGTGAAAAAGTCTCAG TCTGGGCGTTTGACACTGAAACTGAATGCTGGTCACTTCTGGAAGCAAAGGGAGACGTTCCG GTTGCGCGTAGTGGTCATACTGTCCTTAGAGCAAGCTcagttttgattttatttggggGTGAAGACGTAAAGAGGAGGAAGCTAAACGATCTGCATATGTTTGATCTTAAATCCTTGACATGGCTGCCACTTCATTGCAC GGGAACAGGTCCTTCACCAAGATCAAACCATGTGTCTGCCCTCTATGATGATAAATTACTCCTGATTTTTGGTGGATCATCAAAGTCCAGGACGTTAAATGACTTGTACACGCTTGACTTCGAGACG ATGGCATGGTCAAGAATTAAAATACGTGGATTCCATCCTTCACCTAGAGCTGGTTGTTGTGGAGTGCTTTGTGGAACTAAATGGTATATTGCTGGGGGTGGTAGCAGGAAAAGAA GACATGCTGAGACTTTAATATTTGATGTTCTAAAACTTGAATGGTCTGTTGCTGTTGCTTCACCAGCTTCTTCTATCACAACCAACAAG GGATTCAGTCTCGTCCTTGTGCAGCATAAGGAAAGGGATTTCCTTGTGGGTTTTGGTGGTTTCAAGAAAGATCCATCAAATGAG GTTGAGGTACTtattatggaaaaaaatgaattgtcaATGGGCCGCAGATCAAGCTTAAGTAAAGCTGCTGGGAACTTGCTATCTGGGAATCGTTTGACATCCACTGGGCCTGCTTCTCAGCCAGTTAATGGTACTACTACCTCTCATGTGGATTCCATAGCGAGACAGAATCTAGCCTCTGCGGTTGAGCATCATGGCTCTGGTAGAAAATCATTGTCAGAGTCTTTACTCATTGATCCTAGTTCTGTGTCTGGTAATGTCTCACTTCGCAAGCAATTTTCCAATGATGAAGACGCCAGTGCAAAGATGACTAAGACCTCAGGAGATGAAAGTCCTTCACAG GAACAAGGAGCAAAACAACTAGACATAGGACCCAAAACAAGCAGCAATGGAGGTAAAATTATGTCCGAGGAGATGTCTACTATCTCTGAATCTGGACATTTGCCTACTCATTACAGACAAACAAGTGCAAACTTTTTTCAAGACACTGATGATTTTGTCTTCCAAGAAGGTGATTATAAAGCTGGATTGCCAGCTTCATCAGGTGCTTGTCAGCAGTATGAAGCAAAACTTTCTTCCCTAATgagaaagaatggaattctaGAAGGACAGCTGGCAACTGCATTGGCTGGCCGTGAAGCAGCAGTGAAGAGTAAACAGGACATGGAGAAAAAGATGGCTGATGCTGTAAAGGAGATGGAGTTGCTTAAAGAAAAGCTAGCTAGTGTCGAAATGGGCCAGGAAGAGGCTAACAGTTTATCCAACATTGTCCACTCTGATAATGTCAGGCTTGAGCATGACGTGGCTTTCCTTAAGGCAGTTATGGATGATACACAGAAG GAACTGCATACAACAAGAGGAGTCCTTGCTGGAGAAAGAGCAAGAGCTTTCCAGTTGCAG GTTGAAGTTTTTCATTTAAAACAAAGATTGCAATCACTGGAGAATCGATCTCCAACACCTCGGAAACCTTTCCACGTTTAG
- the LOC125873613 gene encoding acyl-CoA-binding domain-containing protein 4 isoform X3 — protein sequence MRSFSFQVLNFDSFSWTTASSKLYLSPTSLPLKIPACKGHALVQWGKKILMVGGKTDPSSEKVSVWAFDTETECWSLLEAKGDVPVARSGHTVLRASSVLILFGGEDVKRRKLNDLHMFDLKSLTWLPLHCTGTGPSPRSNHVSALYDDKLLLIFGGSSKSRTLNDLYTLDFETMAWSRIKIRGFHPSPRAGCCGVLCGTKWYIAGGGSRKRRHAETLIFDVLKLEWSVAVASPASSITTNKGFSLVLVQHKERDFLVGFGGFKKDPSNEVEVLIMEKNELSMGRRSSLSKAAGNLLSGNRLTSTGPASQPVNGTTTSHVDSIARQNLASAVEHHGSGRKSLSESLLIDPSSVSGNVSLRKQFSNDEDASAKMTKTSGDESPSQEQGAKQLDIGPKTSSNGGKIMSEEMSTISESGHLPTHYRQTSANFFQDTDDFVFQEGDYKAGLPASSGACQQYEAKLSSLMRKNGILEGQLATALAGREAAVKSKQDMEKKMADAVKEMELLKEKLASVEMGQEEANSLSNIVHSDNVRLEHDVAFLKAVMDDTQKELHTTRGVLAGERARAFQLQVEVFHLKQRLQSLENRSPTPRKPFHV from the exons ATGCGTTCATTTTCATTTCAGGTGCTAAATTTTGATAGCTTTTCCTGGACAACAGCTTCATCAAAGCTCTACCTCTCGCCCACCAGTCTTCCTCTAAAGATCCCAGCATGCAAGGGTCATGCTTTG GTTCAATGGGGTAAAAAGATTCTTATGGTTGGAGGGAAAACAGACCCTTCAAGTGAAAAAGTCTCAG TCTGGGCGTTTGACACTGAAACTGAATGCTGGTCACTTCTGGAAGCAAAGGGAGACGTTCCG GTTGCGCGTAGTGGTCATACTGTCCTTAGAGCAAGCTcagttttgattttatttggggGTGAAGACGTAAAGAGGAGGAAGCTAAACGATCTGCATATGTTTGATCTTAAATCCTTGACATGGCTGCCACTTCATTGCAC GGGAACAGGTCCTTCACCAAGATCAAACCATGTGTCTGCCCTCTATGATGATAAATTACTCCTGATTTTTGGTGGATCATCAAAGTCCAGGACGTTAAATGACTTGTACACGCTTGACTTCGAGACG ATGGCATGGTCAAGAATTAAAATACGTGGATTCCATCCTTCACCTAGAGCTGGTTGTTGTGGAGTGCTTTGTGGAACTAAATGGTATATTGCTGGGGGTGGTAGCAGGAAAAGAA GACATGCTGAGACTTTAATATTTGATGTTCTAAAACTTGAATGGTCTGTTGCTGTTGCTTCACCAGCTTCTTCTATCACAACCAACAAG GGATTCAGTCTCGTCCTTGTGCAGCATAAGGAAAGGGATTTCCTTGTGGGTTTTGGTGGTTTCAAGAAAGATCCATCAAATGAG GTTGAGGTACTtattatggaaaaaaatgaattgtcaATGGGCCGCAGATCAAGCTTAAGTAAAGCTGCTGGGAACTTGCTATCTGGGAATCGTTTGACATCCACTGGGCCTGCTTCTCAGCCAGTTAATGGTACTACTACCTCTCATGTGGATTCCATAGCGAGACAGAATCTAGCCTCTGCGGTTGAGCATCATGGCTCTGGTAGAAAATCATTGTCAGAGTCTTTACTCATTGATCCTAGTTCTGTGTCTGGTAATGTCTCACTTCGCAAGCAATTTTCCAATGATGAAGACGCCAGTGCAAAGATGACTAAGACCTCAGGAGATGAAAGTCCTTCACAG GAACAAGGAGCAAAACAACTAGACATAGGACCCAAAACAAGCAGCAATGGAGGTAAAATTATGTCCGAGGAGATGTCTACTATCTCTGAATCTGGACATTTGCCTACTCATTACAGACAAACAAGTGCAAACTTTTTTCAAGACACTGATGATTTTGTCTTCCAAGAAGGTGATTATAAAGCTGGATTGCCAGCTTCATCAGGTGCTTGTCAGCAGTATGAAGCAAAACTTTCTTCCCTAATgagaaagaatggaattctaGAAGGACAGCTGGCAACTGCATTGGCTGGCCGTGAAGCAGCAGTGAAGAGTAAACAGGACATGGAGAAAAAGATGGCTGATGCTGTAAAGGAGATGGAGTTGCTTAAAGAAAAGCTAGCTAGTGTCGAAATGGGCCAGGAAGAGGCTAACAGTTTATCCAACATTGTCCACTCTGATAATGTCAGGCTTGAGCATGACGTGGCTTTCCTTAAGGCAGTTATGGATGATACACAGAAG GAACTGCATACAACAAGAGGAGTCCTTGCTGGAGAAAGAGCAAGAGCTTTCCAGTTGCAG GTTGAAGTTTTTCATTTAAAACAAAGATTGCAATCACTGGAGAATCGATCTCCAACACCTCGGAAACCTTTCCACGTTTAG
- the LOC125877092 gene encoding monothiol glutaredoxin-S3-like codes for MERVSRMVAEKPVVIFSKNSCCMSHTIKSLFCDLGVHPAVHELDEMQRGREIEAALSRLGCNPTVPAVFIGGELVGGENEVMSLHLQRSLKPMLKRAGALWV; via the coding sequence ATGGAGAGAGTAAGCAGAATGGTTGCTGAAAAGCCAGTGGTGATCTTCAGCAAGAATTCTTGTTGCATGAGCCACACCATTAAATCTCTCTTCTGTGATCTCGGCGTACATCCAGCAGTTCATGAGCTTGATGAGATGCAGAGAGGACGAGAGATCGAAGCTGCCCTCTCTAGGCTTGGCTGTAATCCTACAGTTCCAGCAGTGTTCATCGGTGGTGAACTCGTTGGCGGTGAAAATGAAGTCAtgagtcttcatcttcaacgcTCCTTAAAGCCAATGCTTAAAAGGGCCGGAGCTCTATGGGtttaa